One window of the Diospyros lotus cultivar Yz01 chromosome 12, ASM1463336v1, whole genome shotgun sequence genome contains the following:
- the LOC127787495 gene encoding 50S ribosomal protein L19-1, chloroplastic: MASNLLSQVLFTIPRNPTQSHPRTLGCSAFVSRHPSPVNLARASFPRVSSDALGSSFDPVTAKLGALSFVVRAESSSGGEAEATESVEESEAADSEAPEVEAEAEAEVQEEEKPPRDPRVKLGDIMGILNKRAIEASEQQRPVPDLRTGDIVEIKLEVPENRRRLSIYKGIVISKQNAGIHTTIRIRRIIAGIGVEIVFPVYSPNIKEIKVLSHRKVRRARLYYLREKLPRLSTFK, translated from the exons ATGGCCTCCAATCTTCTCTCTCAG GTGCTGTTTACGATTCCTAGAAACCCTACACAGTCGCATCCGAGGACGCTAGGGTGTTCCGCCTTCGTCTCTCGTCATCCCTCTCCGGTCAATTTGGCTCGAGCTTCGTTTCCTAGGGTTTCGTCGGATGCGCTTGGATCGAGTTTTGACCCCGTGACGGCGAAATTGGGTGCTTTGTCGTTTGTTGTCAGAGCGGAGTCGAGCTCTGGGGGAGAAGCGGAGGCCACTGAGAGCGTTGAAGAGAGTGAAGCTGCTGATTCTGAAGCCCCTGAAGTGGAGGCTGAGGCTGAAGCAGAGGTCCAAGAGGAGGAAAAGCCGCCGAGGGATCCTCGGGTCAAGCTGGGAGACATAATGGGG ATCTTAAATAAGAGAGCCATTGAGGCATCTGAGCAGCAAAGGCCTGTTCCTGACCTCAGGACTGGGGACATTGTGGAAATCAAACTG GAAGTTCCAGAAAATAGGCGTAGATTGTCTATATATAAAGGTATAGTCATATCAAAGCAAAATGCTGGTATTCACACGACAATTCGGATTCGGAGGATAATTGCTGGCATTGGGGTTGAGATTGTGTTCCCTGT GTACTCCCCAAATATCAAAGAGATAAAAGTATTGAGCCACAGGAAAGTAAGAAGAGCAAGGTTGTACTATTTGAGAGAGAAGCTTCCCAGGCTCTCCACTTTTAAATGA